GCCAGGGCGCGCTTCCTCACCCCAGCGCTCCCGCCCGCTCGCGCGAGCGCAGCGACACCAGCAGCTCGCGCGCGGCGGAGTCCAGGTTGCCGGCGCCCAGGGTGATGCACAGGTCGCCCGGCTCCAGCGCCTCGCCCACGCGGGCGGGTACGTCGGCGCGCTCGGCCACGTAGCGCACGTCTGCCCCTGCGTCGCGCGCGGCGCTGGCGATCATCTCTCCCTTGATGCCGGGGATGGGCTGCTCGCGCGCGGCGTAGATGTCGGTCACGAAGACCACGTCGGCCAGGGCGAGGGCCTCGCCGAACTGCGCGGCGAAGTCGCGGGTGCGCGAGTAAAGGTGCGGCTGGAAGACGGCCACCAGACGGCGATCGGCGTGCGCGGCACGGGCGGCGTTCAGGGTGGCGGAGATCTCGGTGGGGTGGTGCGCGTAGTCGTCCACCAGCAGAACGCCCGCGGCCTCGCCCACCTGCTCGAAGCGCCGGTCCACCCCGCCGTACGACAGCAGCCCCGCCGCGACGGCGTCCCACTCCGCGCCCAGGTGCCGGGCGACGGCGACCGCGGCGAGCGCGTTGCGCACGTTGTGCAGCCCCGGCGCGTGCAGCTTCGCGCGGCCCAGCGTCTTCCCCTTCTCCACCACGTCGAACGACGAGGAGCCGCCGACCAGGTCGATATCCACCGCGCGCAGATCGGCCGTCTCGCTCGTGCCGTACGACATCCGCGCCGCGGGATTCCCACCTACCGAGGCCAGCAGCTTGGCGGCGCCCGCGTCGTCCGCGCAGCAGGCGATCATCCCGTCCGCGGGCACGGTGCCCACGAAGGTGGCGAACGCCTCCTCGATGGCCTCCAGCGAGCCGTA
The sequence above is drawn from the Longimicrobiaceae bacterium genome and encodes:
- the murC gene encoding UDP-N-acetylmuramate--L-alanine ligase yields the protein MSPFDLVELSRGGPVHFMGISGAGMTPLADMLLRAGVRVTGCDAHPGPGVHALEALGAQVTEGHDPSHLEGCAALVATAAVPADHPEIVAARQRGIPVLKRAEALGAIVNHAKVVGIAGTHGKTTTTTLTTAVLAAAGMDPTGFVGARVPAWNGNLRPGGRDLYVVEADEYDRSFHQLRPTIAVVTTLEADHLDIYGSLEAIEEAFATFVGTVPADGMIACCADDAGAAKLLASVGGNPAARMSYGTSETADLRAVDIDLVGGSSSFDVVEKGKTLGRAKLHAPGLHNVRNALAAVAVARHLGAEWDAVAAGLLSYGGVDRRFEQVGEAAGVLLVDDYAHHPTEISATLNAARAAHADRRLVAVFQPHLYSRTRDFAAQFGEALALADVVFVTDIYAAREQPIPGIKGEMIASAARDAGADVRYVAERADVPARVGEALEPGDLCITLGAGNLDSAARELLVSLRSRERAGALG